The Enterococcus rotai genome includes a window with the following:
- a CDS encoding GNAT family N-acetyltransferase: protein MHTHFGNEIWHQAAAFALRYEVFVLEQGIALQDEFDELDTNDRNYFVVYENSLAVATIRYQKKDEQTIQPDRFCVRKEYRGQGIGKQLLLLLEETAVKEGYLFSTLSAEKTALTFYEALNYSVNSEEYLEDGLLCVEMIKKISS, encoded by the coding sequence ATGCATACTCATTTTGGCAATGAAATTTGGCACCAAGCAGCAGCATTTGCTTTGCGTTATGAGGTTTTTGTTTTAGAACAAGGAATTGCCTTACAAGATGAATTTGACGAGCTTGACACAAATGATCGCAATTATTTTGTTGTGTATGAAAACTCACTAGCCGTCGCTACGATTCGTTATCAGAAAAAAGACGAACAGACCATTCAACCTGATCGCTTTTGTGTAAGAAAAGAGTATCGAGGACAAGGAATTGGAAAACAGTTACTTTTATTATTAGAAGAAACGGCTGTAAAAGAGGGTTATCTATTCAGTACGCTCTCCGCAGAAAAGACGGCATTGACTTTTTATGAAGCGTTGAATTACTCTGTAAATTCTGAGGAATATTTAGAAGATGGCCTATTATGTGTTGAAATGATCAAAAAAATAAGCAGCTAA
- a CDS encoding DUF7278 family profilin-like fold-containing protein: MDLFEQSEWANWKNLNDNEKIALLQQLLMYFVPPTIEVSTIELVNFELYGIKCRTFELELDGELFVFIPGNSEAILGWDLGAEGLRAHELLGFDVESLEKNTFKTTLTNEVIDSATEWVEAETSYDLTSLEGISEYINQQTTELRKVKIPAMFVQKYALPACTEFLGIFDTVTGTFEGEIEQFVSFENQICEKLFPTLSAAESLSWTFPQSLLEKNKFYLEFLPESDYYFVYSHSDYTHDELALSLKRTGFGLLSEDQWEFAVGAGTRRLFRWGNELLIQENESGRQIKSKMDGGNMFGLVVDTQKNRYELTTDPTASKLVKQTSPRNTLIEEMLPLSTYFSPNHAILPEQKLSPTDYLYRKVIRIEN; this comes from the coding sequence TTGGACCTATTTGAACAAAGTGAATGGGCAAATTGGAAGAATTTAAATGATAATGAAAAAATCGCTTTATTACAGCAATTATTGATGTATTTTGTACCACCAACAATTGAAGTCAGTACGATTGAATTAGTCAATTTTGAATTATATGGCATCAAATGTCGTACGTTTGAATTAGAGTTGGATGGTGAACTGTTTGTCTTTATTCCAGGAAATAGTGAGGCAATCCTTGGCTGGGATTTAGGGGCAGAAGGGTTACGTGCTCATGAATTACTGGGATTTGATGTGGAAAGTTTAGAGAAAAACACGTTTAAAACAACACTGACAAACGAAGTGATCGATTCTGCTACTGAGTGGGTTGAAGCAGAAACGTCCTATGATTTAACATCTTTAGAAGGAATTTCTGAATACATAAACCAACAGACAACAGAGTTGAGGAAAGTCAAAATACCAGCGATGTTTGTTCAAAAATATGCACTACCTGCTTGCACTGAATTTCTAGGCATTTTTGATACTGTTACAGGGACATTTGAAGGTGAGATCGAACAATTTGTTTCCTTTGAAAATCAGATTTGTGAAAAGCTGTTTCCGACATTGTCGGCTGCTGAAAGTCTGAGCTGGACATTTCCTCAATCCCTTTTAGAAAAAAATAAATTCTATTTAGAGTTTTTGCCTGAATCTGATTACTATTTTGTATATAGCCACTCTGACTATACTCATGATGAATTAGCGTTATCACTAAAAAGAACGGGTTTCGGTTTACTATCAGAAGATCAATGGGAGTTTGCTGTTGGTGCAGGAACTCGTCGCTTATTTCGTTGGGGAAATGAGTTATTGATTCAGGAAAATGAATCTGGCCGTCAAATCAAAAGTAAGATGGACGGGGGAAATATGTTTGGTCTAGTCGTTGATACACAAAAAAATCGCTATGAGCTAACAACTGATCCAACTGCATCAAAATTAGTGAAACAAACTTCACCACGCAATACGTTGATTGAAGAAATGTTACCGTTATCGACTTATTTTAGTCCAAATCATGCGATCTTACCTGAACAAAAGCTAAGTCCTACTGATTATTTATATCGAAAAGTCATTCGGATTGAAAATTAA
- the alaS gene encoding alanine--tRNA ligase: MKQLSSSQVRQMYLDFFKSKGHSIEPSASLVPVNDPTLLWINSGVATLKKYFDGSVVPENPRITNAQKSIRTNDIENVGKTARHHTMFEMLGNFSIGDYFKKEAIHWAWEFLTSPDWMAFDPEKLYVTVYPKDTEAKRIWHEEVGLTMDHIIDIEDNFWDIGAGPCGPDSEIFYDRGESFNDVAEDDPENYPGGENERYLEIWNLVFSEFNHQADDSYEPLPHKNIDTGMGLERMVSIVQNAPTNFETDLFMPIIHAVEKLSGQVTYGQSPQTDISFKVIADHIRALSFAIGDGALPSNEGRGYVLRRLLRRAVMHGKKLGINEAFLYKLVPVVGNVMVSYYPEVLQQKEFIEKVVRTEEERFHETINEGLDILNELIGKVKADNQDTLNGKDIFKLYDTYGFPVELTEEVAEDSDLKVDHAGFEKEMEAQRERARSARSKATSMGVQSAVLTDIKVESKFVGYSQLEASSKLLIILKDEEILSELSEGTAQLIFAETPFYAEMGGQVADHGTIKDQNGTIVAHVENVLKAPNGQFLHTVQVMGTLTEGAVYELHVDEKMRNRILKNHTATHLLHRALKDILGDHANQAGSLVAPGHLRFDFTHFGQVTAEELVQMEAIVNEKIWEAIPVETVETDIDTAKNMGAMALFGEKYGKEVRVVNIGGYSIELCGGTHVKNTEDIGIFKIVSESGIGAGVRRIEAVTSKEAYELMHEEEQQLKTIAGIVKSPQLKEVVSKTEQLQQQLRDLQKENEQLAGKLANQQAGDIFKEIKEINGTTYIAAQVNVKDMNQLRQLADQWKQKELSDVLVLATAQEEKVSLLAAMSKAANEKGLKAGDLIKTIAPKVGGGGGGRPDMAQAGGKNPAGINDALTEVANWLAK, translated from the coding sequence ATGAAACAACTATCAAGTAGCCAAGTTCGTCAAATGTATTTAGACTTTTTCAAATCAAAAGGACACTCTATTGAGCCAAGTGCATCTTTAGTACCAGTCAATGATCCAACGTTGTTATGGATCAACTCAGGTGTTGCCACATTGAAGAAATATTTTGATGGGTCAGTCGTTCCTGAAAACCCAAGAATTACCAATGCTCAAAAATCAATCCGTACCAACGATATAGAAAACGTTGGGAAAACGGCTCGTCACCATACCATGTTTGAAATGTTAGGGAATTTTTCGATCGGTGATTATTTTAAAAAGGAAGCAATCCACTGGGCTTGGGAATTTTTGACTTCACCTGACTGGATGGCTTTTGACCCTGAAAAATTATACGTAACAGTTTATCCAAAAGATACAGAAGCAAAACGTATTTGGCATGAAGAAGTTGGTTTAACGATGGATCACATCATTGATATTGAAGATAACTTCTGGGATATTGGCGCGGGTCCATGTGGTCCGGATTCAGAGATTTTTTATGATCGCGGGGAGTCTTTCAATGATGTTGCTGAAGATGATCCAGAAAACTATCCTGGTGGAGAAAATGAGCGTTATTTAGAAATTTGGAACTTAGTATTTTCTGAATTCAACCATCAAGCAGACGACAGCTATGAACCATTACCACATAAAAACATTGATACGGGGATGGGCTTAGAACGAATGGTTTCGATCGTTCAAAATGCACCAACGAACTTTGAAACAGATTTATTTATGCCAATTATTCACGCTGTTGAAAAATTAAGTGGGCAAGTTACTTATGGTCAATCACCACAAACAGATATTTCATTTAAAGTGATCGCTGACCATATTCGTGCTTTATCATTTGCAATCGGGGATGGAGCGTTACCTTCAAATGAAGGTCGTGGCTATGTGTTACGTCGTTTATTGCGCCGTGCTGTTATGCATGGGAAAAAATTAGGGATCAATGAAGCCTTTTTATACAAATTAGTGCCAGTTGTAGGAAACGTGATGGTTAGTTATTACCCAGAAGTCTTACAGCAAAAAGAATTTATTGAAAAAGTTGTTCGGACAGAAGAAGAACGTTTCCATGAAACAATCAACGAAGGACTAGATATTTTAAATGAACTGATTGGTAAAGTAAAAGCAGACAATCAAGACACTTTAAACGGGAAAGACATCTTCAAACTATATGATACCTATGGTTTCCCAGTTGAATTGACAGAAGAAGTAGCAGAAGATTCAGACTTGAAAGTCGATCATGCTGGCTTTGAAAAAGAAATGGAAGCTCAAAGAGAACGTGCTCGTTCGGCTCGTAGCAAAGCCACTTCGATGGGTGTACAATCTGCAGTCTTGACAGATATCAAAGTTGAAAGTAAATTTGTTGGTTATAGTCAGTTAGAGGCAAGCAGCAAACTATTGATTATTTTAAAAGACGAAGAAATTCTAAGTGAACTTTCAGAAGGTACTGCACAATTGATTTTTGCTGAAACACCTTTTTATGCTGAAATGGGTGGACAAGTAGCGGATCATGGAACAATCAAGGATCAAAATGGAACGATTGTCGCTCATGTAGAAAATGTGTTAAAAGCACCAAATGGTCAATTCTTACACACGGTTCAAGTGATGGGCACATTAACAGAAGGGGCTGTCTATGAATTGCATGTGGATGAAAAAATGCGCAATCGCATTTTGAAAAACCATACAGCAACTCATTTATTGCACCGTGCCTTAAAGGATATTTTAGGGGATCATGCCAATCAAGCAGGTTCATTAGTAGCTCCTGGACATTTACGTTTTGACTTTACTCATTTTGGTCAAGTTACAGCAGAAGAATTAGTTCAAATGGAAGCAATCGTCAATGAAAAAATCTGGGAAGCCATTCCAGTTGAGACGGTTGAAACAGATATCGATACAGCGAAGAACATGGGGGCCATGGCGTTGTTTGGTGAGAAATATGGGAAAGAAGTTCGTGTTGTGAATATCGGTGGTTATTCAATCGAGCTTTGTGGTGGAACCCATGTGAAAAATACAGAAGATATTGGTATTTTCAAAATTGTGTCTGAATCTGGAATCGGTGCAGGTGTCCGTCGGATCGAAGCCGTGACAAGCAAAGAAGCGTATGAGTTAATGCACGAAGAAGAGCAACAACTAAAAACAATTGCAGGAATCGTCAAATCACCTCAACTGAAAGAAGTTGTTTCAAAAACAGAACAATTACAGCAACAATTGCGTGATTTACAAAAAGAAAATGAACAACTTGCAGGAAAATTAGCGAATCAACAAGCAGGAGACATTTTCAAAGAGATCAAAGAAATTAATGGGACAACGTACATTGCTGCACAAGTCAATGTAAAAGATATGAATCAATTACGTCAATTAGCGGATCAATGGAAACAAAAAGAACTTTCTGATGTGTTGGTTTTAGCAACAGCGCAAGAGGAAAAAGTTAGCTTGTTAGCAGCGATGTCAAAAGCAGCTAATGAGAAAGGCTTAAAAGCAGGCGATTTGATCAAAACAATTGCACCAAAAGTTGGCGGCGGCGGCGGCGGTCGTCCCGATATGGCACAAGCTGGCGGTAAAAATCCAGCGGGAATCAATGATGCTTTAACAGAAGTTGCCAATTGGTTAGCAAAATAG
- a CDS encoding tRNA (adenine(22)-N(1))-methyltransferase produces the protein MNENQLSKRLARVGELVPEQSRLADIGSDHAYLPVALVLQNKLDFAVAGEVVSGPFEAAKKQVQKNGLNDQIIVRLADGLDAVEQTDGITAVTICGMGGVLIRDILEAGWNNQRLQGNECLVLQPNIGEKPLRDWLTVHGFTILEEDILEENNKIYEIIVASRLETRVAYSEKERLFGPLLLQKQSTVFRKKWLGELNQRETILAQLAKASGDQTVRIHQIEKEIAEIKEVLSDES, from the coding sequence ATGAATGAAAATCAATTATCAAAACGTTTAGCGCGTGTGGGAGAATTAGTTCCAGAACAAAGCCGTTTAGCAGACATTGGTTCTGACCATGCGTATTTACCTGTAGCATTAGTTTTACAAAACAAACTTGATTTTGCGGTGGCAGGAGAAGTTGTAAGCGGCCCTTTTGAAGCGGCTAAAAAACAAGTACAAAAAAATGGCTTGAACGATCAAATTATTGTCCGTTTGGCTGACGGCTTAGATGCTGTGGAACAGACAGACGGGATTACTGCCGTGACGATTTGCGGAATGGGTGGTGTTTTGATCCGAGATATTTTAGAGGCTGGCTGGAACAACCAACGGCTTCAAGGAAATGAATGCCTCGTTTTACAACCAAACATTGGTGAAAAGCCGTTACGTGATTGGTTGACAGTACACGGTTTTACAATACTTGAAGAAGATATTTTAGAAGAAAATAATAAGATTTATGAAATCATTGTGGCGTCAAGACTTGAAACTAGAGTGGCTTATTCAGAAAAAGAACGACTCTTCGGTCCACTTTTACTGCAAAAGCAGTCCACTGTTTTTCGTAAAAAATGGCTAGGGGAACTAAATCAGCGTGAAACGATTCTAGCGCAATTGGCCAAAGCATCTGGTGACCAAACGGTTAGGATCCACCAAATAGAAAAAGAAATTGCTGAAATCAAGGAGGTTTTGTCAGATGAGTCTTGA
- a CDS encoding Nif3-like dinuclear metal center hexameric protein: MSLDGTLFIEHFEAYCPQWLAEADDPVGLHIGTLNKKLDRVMVTLDVRPEVVAEAIEKNVDLIIAKHPPIFRPVKRLDTDDFQTKMYADLLKHDIAVFAAHTNMDIIENGLNDWFCDLLGIEDTTYLTKTHTVGYKKLAVFVPVDHAAKMRKVLGEAGAGTQGDYTNTSYSMIGTGRFTPATTANPTIGTVGEEAAVQEAKVEVIFPETIQANVIQAMVAAHPYEEPAYDLYPIENITKEYGLGRVGNLAKAVPLKEFIAFVKEKFDLDGVRIVAEDETKLVQRIAICGGSGEKFFRDALKNQADVYITGDVYYHTGHDMLTEGLPVIDPGHYIEQLCKPKLVELFNQWKKDYNWDITFIESEVNTNPFKFR; encoded by the coding sequence ATGAGTCTTGATGGGACGTTATTTATTGAACACTTTGAAGCCTATTGTCCTCAGTGGTTAGCCGAAGCAGATGATCCTGTGGGGTTGCATATTGGCACTTTAAATAAAAAGCTAGACCGAGTAATGGTTACGTTAGATGTTCGGCCAGAAGTCGTGGCTGAAGCGATCGAAAAAAACGTTGATTTGATCATTGCCAAGCATCCACCGATTTTTAGACCAGTCAAGCGATTAGATACAGATGATTTTCAGACAAAAATGTATGCAGATTTATTGAAACATGATATTGCTGTTTTTGCTGCACATACGAATATGGATATTATTGAAAATGGCTTAAATGACTGGTTTTGCGATTTATTAGGAATTGAAGATACAACCTATTTAACCAAAACGCACACCGTCGGCTATAAGAAATTAGCGGTTTTTGTACCAGTCGATCATGCTGCCAAGATGCGAAAAGTTCTTGGTGAAGCGGGTGCAGGTACGCAGGGGGATTATACCAACACTAGTTACTCAATGATTGGCACAGGACGCTTTACACCAGCTACTACTGCTAATCCAACAATTGGTACAGTGGGTGAAGAGGCGGCTGTTCAGGAGGCTAAAGTCGAAGTGATTTTTCCAGAAACAATTCAAGCAAACGTGATTCAAGCAATGGTGGCAGCTCACCCATATGAAGAACCAGCTTATGATCTTTACCCGATAGAAAACATTACCAAAGAATATGGGTTAGGACGAGTAGGGAATTTAGCTAAGGCTGTACCGCTAAAAGAATTTATCGCTTTTGTTAAAGAAAAATTTGATTTAGATGGCGTACGGATCGTAGCAGAAGATGAGACAAAATTAGTCCAGCGTATTGCGATTTGCGGTGGTAGTGGTGAAAAATTTTTTCGTGATGCGCTCAAAAATCAAGCGGATGTTTATATCACAGGCGATGTCTATTATCATACTGGACATGACATGCTGACAGAAGGCTTACCAGTGATCGATCCAGGACATTATATCGAGCAATTATGCAAACCAAAGTTGGTTGAACTATTCAATCAATGGAAAAAAGACTATAATTGGGATATAACATTTATCGAATCTGAGGTAAATACGAATCCTTTTAAATTTAGATAA
- the pepT gene encoding peptidase T gives MYENLLPRFLRYVKTETRSNPASQTTPSTQTQVAFAQTLKKELEELGMSDVLYNEKNGFVIATLPSNIEKDVRSIGFIAHMDTADFNAVNVNPQIIEKYDGESTIKLDSEGKFTLNTKDFPNLKNYADQTLITTDGTTLLGADDKSGIAEIMTAMEILIKDPSIKHGTIRVAFGPDEEIGVGADKFDVDQFNVDFAYTMDGGPVGELQYETFNAAQAEVTIQGKNVHPGTAKNTMINALQLAIDFHNQLPQNEVPEKTDGYEGFFHLAQLSGTPEEAKMTYIIRDHDREKFEARKALITKVQEIINQSFDQERVQIDLVDQYYNMGEVIEKDMSIIELAKNAMIELGITPLIEPVRGGTDGSKISYLGIPTPNIFAGGENMHGRFEFVSLQAMEKATDVIVKIAENNAK, from the coding sequence ATGTATGAAAATTTATTGCCACGTTTTTTACGCTATGTAAAAACAGAAACACGCTCTAATCCAGCTAGCCAAACAACACCTTCAACACAAACGCAAGTAGCTTTCGCTCAAACGTTAAAAAAAGAGTTAGAAGAACTTGGTATGAGTGATGTACTATACAATGAAAAAAATGGTTTTGTGATTGCTACGTTACCAAGTAATATAGAGAAAGACGTTCGTTCGATCGGCTTTATTGCACATATGGATACAGCAGATTTTAATGCGGTTAATGTGAATCCACAAATCATCGAAAAGTATGATGGCGAGTCAACGATCAAATTAGATAGCGAAGGCAAATTCACTTTAAATACAAAAGATTTTCCTAACTTAAAAAATTATGCTGATCAAACGTTGATCACAACCGATGGAACGACACTTTTAGGCGCTGATGATAAGTCAGGGATCGCTGAAATCATGACAGCCATGGAAATTTTGATCAAAGATCCATCGATCAAACATGGTACGATTCGTGTTGCATTTGGTCCAGATGAAGAAATCGGTGTGGGGGCTGATAAATTTGATGTCGATCAATTTAATGTGGATTTTGCCTATACGATGGACGGCGGCCCAGTGGGAGAATTACAATATGAAACGTTCAATGCAGCTCAAGCTGAAGTAACGATCCAAGGAAAAAATGTCCACCCAGGAACAGCTAAAAATACGATGATCAATGCATTACAGTTGGCAATTGATTTTCATAATCAGTTACCGCAAAATGAAGTGCCCGAAAAAACGGATGGCTATGAAGGATTCTTCCACTTAGCGCAATTGAGTGGCACACCAGAAGAAGCGAAAATGACCTATATCATTCGTGATCATGATCGTGAAAAATTTGAAGCTCGTAAAGCACTGATTACAAAAGTTCAAGAAATCATCAATCAGTCTTTTGATCAAGAACGGGTACAAATTGATTTAGTTGATCAATACTACAACATGGGTGAAGTAATTGAAAAAGATATGAGTATTATTGAATTAGCGAAAAATGCTATGATCGAACTTGGTATTACACCATTGATTGAACCTGTTCGTGGCGGAACAGACGGTTCTAAGATCTCTTATCTAGGTATTCCTACGCCTAATATTTTTGCTGGCGGCGAAAACATGCATGGTCGTTTTGAGTTTGTTTCATTACAAGCAATGGAAAAAGCGACAGATGTTATTGTGAAAATTGCAGAAAATAACGCTAAATAA
- a CDS encoding diacylglycerol/lipid kinase family protein, whose amino-acid sequence MENVMILFNETSGKDKGKELAEQFVDYAKNHGQADTRFLLEQVGPDCDSQKIVEKSKLEKIDTLIFIGGDGTINHNVADFKEELPHLKVGLLPGGTVNNMARVLEIPLKFEAAADVILGGVTRKIDYGMINQKVIVSTMTIGILADTAARISQKEKQKYGKLIFVKNFFKLLAKKKRYRLEIKTEKEQWQGKTQLVTVTMTNSVGGYTNFDDSASPDDGLFHLTILPKLNFFKLAFYLPKIILGKVYEIPDVKYMTAAEISIKSSNEKKIGTRVDGDPSEDLPVEMTVIKHGLTVFVPEQKK is encoded by the coding sequence ATGGAAAATGTAATGATTCTTTTTAATGAAACATCAGGGAAAGACAAAGGCAAAGAATTAGCAGAACAGTTTGTGGATTATGCAAAAAATCATGGCCAAGCAGACACGCGTTTTCTATTAGAACAAGTAGGACCAGATTGCGATAGTCAAAAAATCGTTGAGAAATCCAAGCTTGAAAAGATTGACACACTGATTTTTATTGGTGGAGATGGTACGATCAATCATAATGTGGCAGACTTTAAAGAGGAATTACCACATCTAAAAGTTGGCTTACTGCCTGGTGGGACAGTCAATAATATGGCAAGAGTTTTAGAAATTCCGTTAAAATTTGAAGCAGCTGCTGATGTTATTTTAGGTGGAGTTACCAGAAAAATAGACTATGGAATGATCAACCAAAAAGTAATTGTCAGTACAATGACTATTGGGATTTTAGCTGACACGGCGGCACGTATCAGTCAAAAAGAAAAACAAAAATATGGGAAATTAATTTTTGTGAAAAATTTTTTCAAATTATTGGCTAAGAAAAAACGTTATCGCTTAGAGATCAAAACTGAAAAAGAACAATGGCAAGGGAAGACACAATTAGTGACAGTGACAATGACAAATTCTGTTGGAGGATATACAAATTTTGATGATTCAGCCTCTCCAGATGATGGATTATTCCATCTAACAATTTTACCTAAATTGAATTTTTTCAAATTAGCCTTTTATCTGCCAAAAATTATTTTAGGTAAAGTCTATGAAATTCCAGATGTGAAATATATGACTGCAGCTGAAATATCGATTAAAAGTTCGAACGAAAAGAAAATTGGTACTCGTGTTGATGGTGATCCAAGTGAGGATCTACCTGTTGAAATGACCGTCATCAAACATGGTCTAACTGTTTTCGTACCAGAGCAAAAAAAGTAA
- a CDS encoding DUF1294 domain-containing protein — MTGLLKHLPWVYLLIVNLVEFFTMYLDKQRAKRGKWRVPESELLFIGLIGGGIGGLLAQQLFHHKTRKLRFYFAFIFGTLVTIAIIYYRYKR; from the coding sequence ATGACAGGTTTGTTGAAGCATTTACCATGGGTGTATTTACTCATTGTAAATTTGGTTGAGTTTTTTACAATGTACCTTGATAAACAAAGAGCAAAAAGAGGAAAATGGCGAGTCCCAGAGTCTGAACTTTTATTTATTGGCTTGATTGGCGGAGGAATTGGCGGTCTACTTGCCCAGCAACTCTTTCATCACAAGACGAGAAAGTTACGCTTTTATTTTGCTTTTATTTTTGGTACACTTGTGACTATTGCAATTATTTATTATCGTTATAAAAGATAA
- a CDS encoding lysylphosphatidylglycerol synthase transmembrane domain-containing protein, translating into MKSNSKTKVFLNISLLAIFIGVIIYVMDNSLSDIFAQLMKTSWIVVALVILLGVVYQIVEGRSIKEIAAYFQKDFTTKDGFFTSCYVAFYRVISFGTGTLLSEIYFYKKKGLAVSQGVGVTALHMIMYKVAVIFLSVLGLIFQFSLFYERAPKMIPFILVGVGLTFVIIFSLLILSSSINLQVILIKWTNKHFKRKRLRDWVDKCNLQIYSLRETVQTITKDRSAMIRIFGWNVAKLLFWYVIPYVVLVENHPNIDFLLVLSFTSFSVILSGVFPTPAGIGPFEFVYLLLFKPLVGTVDAVSSLLLYRFGSFVLPFLIGFIYVLIQKRRDIKTDLSAARKEKKETLEE; encoded by the coding sequence ATGAAAAGCAATTCCAAGACAAAAGTTTTTCTAAATATCAGCTTGTTAGCTATTTTTATTGGAGTGATCATCTATGTGATGGATAATTCACTCAGTGATATCTTTGCGCAATTAATGAAGACAAGTTGGATCGTTGTTGCCCTAGTTATCTTACTAGGAGTCGTTTACCAGATAGTGGAAGGACGCTCGATCAAAGAGATTGCTGCCTATTTTCAGAAGGATTTTACGACAAAAGATGGTTTTTTCACCTCTTGTTATGTGGCTTTTTATCGCGTAATTTCTTTTGGGACGGGTACATTGCTTTCTGAAATTTATTTTTACAAGAAAAAAGGGCTAGCTGTTTCCCAAGGCGTTGGTGTGACGGCCTTGCATATGATCATGTATAAAGTAGCAGTGATTTTTCTATCTGTTCTCGGGTTGATTTTTCAGTTTTCTTTATTTTATGAACGTGCACCAAAAATGATTCCCTTTATCTTAGTTGGTGTTGGGCTGACCTTTGTTATTATATTTTCATTATTGATTCTATCAAGTAGCATCAATCTTCAAGTGATTTTGATCAAGTGGACAAATAAACATTTTAAACGTAAAAGATTACGTGACTGGGTGGATAAGTGTAATCTTCAAATTTACTCATTAAGAGAAACGGTTCAAACCATCACGAAAGACCGTTCAGCGATGATTCGGATTTTTGGCTGGAATGTAGCAAAGTTGCTTTTCTGGTACGTGATCCCTTATGTTGTGCTTGTTGAGAATCATCCGAATATTGATTTTCTTTTGGTTCTTTCTTTTACAAGTTTTTCGGTTATTTTATCCGGGGTGTTTCCAACCCCAGCAGGTATTGGACCGTTTGAATTCGTTTATTTATTGCTATTCAAACCGCTAGTTGGAACGGTCGATGCAGTATCTTCGTTGTTATTGTATCGTTTTGGTAGTTTTGTTTTGCCTTTTCTGATTGGATTTATTTATGTATTGATTCAAAAGAGAAGAGATATTAAAACGGATCTTTCCGCAGCAAGAAAAGAGAAAAAGGAAACGTTAGAAGAATAA
- the tenA gene encoding thiaminase II — MTFTEEIRKSADIIWQESKDHPFILELKAGTLPPEIFRFYLIQDRYYLEQFSKIHLKAAELAIDKKVRSCFLDGVKNLEAAEISVRKTFFKELKVSKEEISQTPIAPAAYHYTSHMYREVESKNIARIAAALLPCYWLYQEIGEELIANGSPDPLYQRWIETYDRESYQNAVRRQIQLTDQLANQASLDEQLLMKQAFIISSYEELNFWEMAYTKQKWGLKR; from the coding sequence ATGACATTTACTGAAGAAATAAGAAAATCTGCTGATATAATTTGGCAGGAAAGTAAGGACCATCCATTTATCTTAGAGTTAAAAGCTGGAACATTACCACCAGAAATTTTCCGATTTTATCTGATCCAAGATCGGTATTATTTGGAGCAATTTAGTAAAATCCATTTAAAGGCTGCAGAATTAGCAATAGATAAAAAAGTCAGAAGCTGTTTTTTAGATGGTGTAAAAAATTTAGAAGCCGCAGAAATATCCGTTAGAAAAACCTTTTTCAAAGAATTGAAAGTCTCAAAAGAGGAAATCAGTCAAACACCGATTGCACCAGCAGCCTATCATTATACCTCACATATGTATCGAGAAGTTGAAAGTAAAAATATAGCTAGAATTGCAGCAGCCTTGTTGCCCTGCTATTGGTTATATCAAGAAATCGGCGAAGAATTAATCGCAAATGGTTCACCAGATCCGTTGTATCAAAGGTGGATCGAAACCTATGATCGTGAAAGCTACCAGAATGCGGTTCGTAGGCAAATTCAACTGACGGATCAGCTAGCCAACCAAGCTTCTTTGGATGAGCAATTACTTATGAAACAAGCCTTTATTATTAGTAGTTATGAAGAATTGAATTTTTGGGAAATGGCTTATACAAAACAAAAATGGGGGTTAAAGAGATGA